A region of Vibrio chagasii DNA encodes the following proteins:
- a CDS encoding TetR family transcriptional regulator, with protein sequence MAPRSTTKDKILDVAEGLFAEHGFNDTSLRTITGKANVNLASVNYHFGDKKTLVRAVLNRYLEAFMPALQDALVNLNLNETYSMNDVFESLRQPLRALNDVRPNGTSRFMLLIGRGYTDVQGHLRWFITTRYSEVLTLFTSSVMKANPNLTKEQLFWRLHFTLGTCVFTMASSQALVEIAENDYGKKMDAKAVVDILIPYLAAGMSAEE encoded by the coding sequence ATGGCACCAAGAAGTACAACCAAAGACAAAATCTTAGACGTAGCTGAAGGCTTGTTTGCTGAGCATGGTTTTAATGACACCTCTTTACGCACTATTACGGGTAAAGCGAATGTTAATCTAGCGTCAGTGAACTACCACTTTGGTGACAAGAAAACTCTGGTTCGTGCAGTACTCAATCGCTACTTGGAAGCATTTATGCCTGCACTGCAAGATGCACTAGTGAACTTAAACTTGAACGAAACGTATTCTATGAATGACGTGTTTGAGTCTTTAAGACAGCCACTACGAGCACTGAATGATGTAAGGCCAAATGGTACCAGCCGATTCATGTTACTTATCGGCAGAGGCTACACGGACGTACAGGGGCATTTGCGTTGGTTCATTACGACTCGTTATAGCGAAGTGCTGACTTTGTTTACCAGCTCAGTAATGAAAGCTAACCCGAACCTCACTAAAGAACAGTTATTTTGGCGTTTGCACTTCACCCTCGGGACTTGTGTATTCACCATGGCTTCGAGTCAAGCTCTCGTAGAAATTGCAGAGAATGATTACGGAAAGAAAATGGATGCCAAAGCAGTGGTCGATATTTTAATTCCATACTTGGCCGCTGGCATGTCAGCAGAAGAATAA